ataaaaaaattttcACCAATAACCAAACAAGCCTATGTTCCGTTTCAGATAAGTGtgggctgattttttttttgagaatgaTAAGCACGGGCTGATTAGCATGATGGGGACTTTTTTTTATCAGAACATACCTGTATTGATGATAAGGAAAGCGCACATGGACCCATACAAATACAGATACATTCGACAATGATACAAGCAATAGGTTTTTTTGCAGATCGGCCCCTAACAAACAACAAAATTACATATAGATCCCTAGGACCTTCTGCACCTCCATCGCCGGCCGTCGCCGGACGCCACCGGAGCCCATCGTCGGTTCGCTGCCATCCCCAGACCAAGAGGAGTCCCATCGCCACAAGGCTTGGAAAAGAGTCGCAAGAAACTCTCACCCAGACGGATGAGAAGAAGACGTCGTCGGTAGCCCATCGACCGGGCTGCACCCCGAACTCCTTTGATCCAGGCCCAAAGCTCGCCGTAGACGACTGCTACCGTCGCGGGATGATCGAGTTTGACCCTGCCACCAACCATCCACCGATCCTCCACCCTGCACTGCATCCAAGAAACAAAAGCCCCGTACCTCCGTCGCCCGCCGAAGACAGAGGCGAATCGGGACGATCCTCCTGTACAGGAGCTCCACGCTGGGAGCCCCTCCTCCACGGGCACGCCAGCAACGCCGGAGAGAAGCGCCACCAGGACGAGGAAGTACCCGAGAGGACTTATTCTCTctcagcgccggcgccgccaccgtctcgccgccaccgccgggaaACTCAATCCTAGATCTAATAGgacctaagagcatctccaagagtttgccatattttactttgcatatcttgtgttttgccaacttctaaaaagatatgccaaataaaaaagagcttatctccaacagtttggcataattcacttgccaaatacAGATCTAatttacatcaggaaccctgagagagaaacaaaattatatttatgccattccacctcttgaaaacttaaatcaggaacccttctctgttatttattttttttttcaccctcccacctgactagaaaccacgatggcaaccgcgcgccgcgcgcataTATTTACGCGCTAGAGactggtttttcccaagttgtcaaaaattgccaagtcttttgccaaactatTGGAAGAGTATTTTTAATGTTTttaccaaaaatcaaagatgccAACTCGATTTACCAAActcttagagatgctctaaGCCTATACACCCAGCACCAACCGGCGCGAGCGCAACGGTCCCCGCTACCTCCCAACGGCATATAGGCCATCGGAGGCGGAAGGGACCGCtggccccgccggcggcgacggcgtcgccCTTTTCCTCCTCCCTCAACTCAACTTTAGCTAGACGCGAGGCTCCGAGAGAGGACCCGAGCCCCTGCAATACTTCTCTGCATGATGGGGACTTGGGGAGTGGAAGGCCTCCAGGCTCCAGCAGCCTTTCTGTCCCGGGCGCACGAACGAACGCTGCTGCAGTGCAAAAGAGAAAGGGATGGGCCGAACACGGAGCCAAGGCCCAATGCGCTGGGTGGGCCAGACCGCCTCTCCGCCTACAGAGCCCATAGCGGAGCTGCGACTCCTGCTCCTGGACGATCCTCCCGCCATCACATCCGCTTGCGCCACCTCTGGAAGTCCGCCACGGCCCACGGGCATGCGCGTCGTCGGCGACTATGCCGTGAGCCCGTGAAGGCTCTTTTCTCCGCACGCGCGAGCCTCAGGTTTGGTGACCTCGGTATCCACGAGTTAACCGAAATGCTGCTCGATAATGACGAGTTAACCGATTCCAGGGATCTCAGGCTCGATATATCCTTCTATCGGGAGCATTATTGGGTTCAGCTAGACGACATGTCTCTCAACTCCCAACACCCGACCGGACTTTGCCGGCGTGGTGGTATGCAGTAGCTTTCTGGACTTCTTGAGCTGTCCGGTCTTGGAATGTCTAGAGTTTGAGGATTGTAATCTCCTGTCGCCGTTGGCCAGCTGCATCTCGTCCCAGTCCCTAACGCATCTGGTCATCTCAGGTTCCAGTTTTTGTGATGATTCCCGTGTACACAATTGCGCCCCAAGTCTGATCTCATTGCAGTTTCTGAAACATTGTGTTTGAACAGACAGAGTATTCCAACTGGGAATTGCTCTGCCTGATTCGCTGCGCCGCGCCCTGCTCCGGCTCTCTGTCTCGGTCCGCGCTACCCACAACTCGAATGCCACGCGCTTCCTTTGGTCAAGTGACTGCAGAGTGCAGACCAAGAAAGAGCATGTATACTCTACTAGTACATGCTAAGCCCGTTGTGGCTTGAAGATGGACATCAGTTTTATGCGATTTGTTTCAGAGGAGCTTATCAAACTGTACTTCTCAAAGTGAGCTACTCATCCTATTAGCTATCGCGAAAAATGCATTACGGCTAACGGCCCCGTCACTGGAATGGGCGTTAACTATACAAATGGTTACCGAGCAGCAAGCAACCTAGCATTCACATGCGTAAAAGTGTGTCGTACCAGGTCTAgcagctgcaagcctgcaagcgGACGCCATTCGCCGTCATGCGAACAGGCAATATCCTCTAGTATCTCCTCACAAAAAAGGAACAGAAAAAAACTCTTATCTGAAGTACCGGGTCACAAGAGACAAAGATGCAAGTAGCAAAAAATTAGTTGCAACTAGCTCGGAGTCGCATGTTTCCAGACAGGAATGGGAAATGATTTCGACACCATTTTCATTCACCATGTTTTTGGAGACGAGGTCAGACACTCTGAGCTACACTGTCAATAAAACAATCAGGTAAACAGCTGGGGAAAAAAAACACTGCCAACATAGCTTTACACTAAGAACTTTTAGTCCTCAATTAGTCTTCATGTACTAGATTACAAATAGCGGTTAACCTGAGAAGAACAGCTCAGACAAAACAATACCCCAACGGCAGTAGCGTTCACTACCAAGCAGCCCTTCACCAGAGAGGACGCCATCAATGATCTGCAGAAAGTGAATTTAGTTGGTAAACAATGAATAAATCATTTAAGAGAAGAGCAGCCATAAAATCATAACATTGAGGCATATTTGTTTAGACAAATGGCACATAACATGTCAAAGTGACTTGCTTTTAGTATGCGCAAGGATATAGCTATTGAACAGGCAAATTTTGACTGAGAATTTAGCATGACGCAGAATGCGAATGTAATGGTAATCATGTTAAGAAATAAGACCTAATCCATCCGGATGTTACATTACAGTTAAACGAACACATGTTTACCCTATTTTACATAAACCACATATCACACAGTATTTTTGGACCATCATGGTCCAAGAAAAACTTGTATGTGGGACAAGATCTTAAAGTTTCAGCGTCCAAAAATCATGGTTCGGTGGTTTGTCAAGCTTCAACTTATGAACAAAGATGGCAGGTTCAACAGACAACCTTATTTCTTAGTAGTTGTACAAGTGTGAACCAAAACAAATTCATGTTCAACTATATCTAAAGGTATGAAAAGCTGCTTTCAGCAGTTCTACCCAAGAGTAGGGCACAGAGAATGAACTTGGACCTCAAACCCAGACAAGTGGTTATCCAGGCCTAAAGAGCAAGGTTTAAAATCCCACTAGTATGGAGCTATGGATATTTCCCGGCAGGGGCAAAGCCAGACCAGGAGAGCACCGGGGTCTTACACGTAGAAGAGGACGAGTCATAATGAACTATTAACAACTAGATACAATAATTTTccactgtttttttttaaatcatcGGGGTCGGCGGACCCCAATGGCAAAGCTCAGCTCCGGCCCTGTTTCCCTGTAAATAAAAACTCAGCCGGTGAGGGACAACCGCGCCCCAACAGTTTTCTCACCAAGAAGAAACCTCAGTAACTGACCAAGGAAACCCCCGAACCCGACTTCACCCTATAGGTAAATACATGGTACTTCAGTTTATTTTAGCTAGCCTGAGCTCTCCTTATGGCTATATGATGTCATAAAGCTTGAAGTTTCTTAAATTTCAAATAACAAATAACACATCACTGGACAGTAATCAGCTGCCTGATCACGGAAAAAAAAAGCATTCCAGCTAGAAAGGACCACAACAATATCCCTGTGAGTTACATCTGGATTTTTGTTAAGATCAACAACTGAAAAATTACAAGATCCTCTTACTGTAAACATAATTATGGTACAAAACATAATAACTCCAGTCTGTGTGTAAAACTTTGCACAAATAGGGACAATACTAGATTCCAAAATTTTTAACTCCATGGAGTTCAGGTGCGCAAACATCGGGATCCAGAAGTAAATTAATATGGATCCAGAAGTACTCTCTTCAAACCAAAATAATAAACAGATCATCAGTAAGTAATTGTCAAAATCACAAATTTAAACCTGAGTAATATTAACAGATCATCGGCCTAACTCTAATATATCGATCCCATAACAAATATTTAGGGGTTTTTATGGGCATGAAAATGCAACATGGTGGAAGCCTCTTAAAATCTTTCACAATGCACATTAGGAATGAGTAATAAGATACTAAACTTCAATCCTGTTTTGTTTAACAAACTCAGCTCAACTAGGATCACCTACGTGTAAATAACTACATCCATTCTCTTGAGCATGGCATTTTGGATATCACCAGCCTTCTCAAACATACAATTTTACCTTTCCTAACTATATGTTAGCAATCCTAACTACTCAATCCGTCCTCGAATGTAAGTCATTCTAGAGTTTTTAGGAAAGATTATAGTtgtgtagaaaagactctcctacccctaattattaagcattggGAATGTGCCAATTAAACTAGCATGCCTTTTTCCATGCACCTCCCCCACATGTACCTCCCCCTACATGGTTGCATGCACATCTTTCTATTAGGAAAAACCCAAAAATGATGCACAAttaatgtcgtggtgtgcaaacccacagccgggtggcgtagtgtacccgcctaaacccagagggtgagtactcgggggttagctaggattagtccaatctagatgcaagaatgCGATGAACACagagggtttagagtggttcgggccgccggagcgtaataccctacgtccactgtgtgttgtattgcttgtgctctcaagaggttgagaacgggattgttcggagtgaatccgagcttgtgttgtgtctgcctTTTGCCTGGCCTTCGAGAGTCTTGGCCTTGGCCTGTGTGTATGTTTTGCCTGGCCTTCGAGCGTCTCGGCCTTGGCCTGTGTGTATGTTTTGCCTGGCCTTCGAGCGCCTCGGCCTTGGCCTGTGTGTATGtttgttctagcgggcgtgctcccttttatatgtccaaggggagcacgtacactgagcggggccccgacatgtggacccggcgatatattataaactacactttggccttcaatgcctcagatccggagatcttgtcgtcggcttccgtgcgtagcttctgaccagggatggtcttgagctgtcctgtcagagtagagtctagcctctgcagccgcgtgTCGAGgacatgatgaagcgccgaactactaactcagtccactgtagcagcgtgcactgttgctccagtcagtagctggtcatcatgactcgtcgcccatgcgtgcggcgctgagtctttaatgcttgccttggtaactgacgaaccgcctcggtaactggcgatccacagtgtggactgacaaaagctgctccgtgcccagcggcagcagaccccgcctcaaccactcgcacttaatgcgggtgggtgagggagcttccagcggaaggcttgcgcccgcgcccgcgtctgcgtgacacgtggcggctccggacccctcccgagcagctagctgagccgagagctcacgggggtccggataggcacgtggaggtcccggacccatctgcgggagtccggatggcacgtggaggtcccggatccACCTgagggggtccgggtccgcggccacaggtgctgagaatttccacctctgggacacgtggtgacaccggacccgtccccgagcgggaagcgggtccgggaccgttggtccggtgagatggagtcggaccccaggggtccggctgctcagctccttagggtgtagttacggataactacgcgagtcttggcacagtaggagtaggtaccccagttgcagggtaccgacaattaAGATAGTTGGGTCCACTCTCAACctagaatgacttatatttgaggacaaattttgaatcccagaatgacttatatttgaggacggagggagtatatgttaGCAAAAAATAATACTTGATCAAGATACATATATTGTTTATCTACTGTAGTTTTACTAGacaaatttaaattattttgcAAATAATAGAGGGCAAGTTTGAAAAGGCTGTCAGCATGTGATCTAGGAAAACAAAAGGAGATCATAATGCATACCCTGCCTACAGTGCTGAGCCTAAGAAATCCTTATCATAGCATACATGATTATGCTGGAGCTACCAAACCCAATTGATGTGCTCAATTTTTAACTTCAGCAATTCATTCGCAACATACTAAGGAGAGGCGGTGACACAATGCCACAATGGTACAAAATTCTCCAGCACAATTGGACTACCAGAGGTGTCAAAGATGGTTTACTCTCCAGAGGTGTTGAAGACATTTATTCTTGAGCAAATTAGCACTCACAAACAGACTCGCTAATTCATAAGATCATGAGTTGGTTTATATTATGTCACACACATCGCCAAATTCTCAATGCTAAACTTATCCCGAATAGGGACCATGGACAATTATGACACAGCACAGTTAGCATCCAAAAAAGTACCCCTCTAGTAACTAAAACTCACATCCACGGTAGAATTACATATAATAGCCATAAATCAGATAAATGAACAATTGTCTATGGTGATGCTAATCCAAAATTTGGACTTGTACCTGAACTCTTCCTTCAACATCAGAGTAAGTTGGAGGTGGAGACAAAAGGCATCGAAGCAACGGTGGCAACCAACTCCATTGCACCAGCGCCATCAGCTGCACCCCCTGTAGTCTTCTTCTTAGGGCGCTTTGCCCTAGCAAGCTTCACATGGGCGTCGATGAAATTCTCCATGCGTTTCACCTCCAGCTGCTTCAGGAATTCAATTCGCTGCCGCTCCATCTCCAATTCATGCTTTTGCTTAGCATTCTCCACGCGCTCATACATCTCCGCAAAAGCCTCGATCGCCCTTGCTAGCTCCTTGAAACCTTTGTCACCCCCGCTGCCAGGCTCATCTCTGCTGCGCTTCTTGTTATTGCCAGAGAGGGAGGACACCGAGTGCGACGGCGACCTCTGTGAATTGTGATTATTGATACCACCGTCATCATCAGAGTCCTCCAGATCAGacacagctgcagctgcagctgcagcggcCTTCTGGATGAGCGCAGCAGCAGGAAGTGGAGACCCACGGTGGTAGTCGGGCAGTGGCAGAGCCataggcggaggcggaggcggggacGGTGAAGGCGACTGGTGGTTCCTCAAGGCTGGTGGATGGAAGGGCAGGGCAAATTGAGGCGCCTGCGACGGCGAGGGCCtcttggaggcggaggcgctaAGGGTGGGGCCGACGAGGCGGTCGAGCTCATGGAAGAAGTACCAGCCGGACGGCGCGTTGCGGGCGCGCTCGGCCTTGTATTTCTTCTTGAGGGTATCGACACGGTTCTTGCACTGCACGTCGgtacgcggcggccggcggcgcgcggaggctcC
The nucleotide sequence above comes from Panicum virgatum strain AP13 chromosome 3K, P.virgatum_v5, whole genome shotgun sequence. Encoded proteins:
- the LOC120697855 gene encoding trihelix transcription factor ASIL2-like, whose protein sequence is MEVREMAMAAAAAAAVGGGGAKLPPPNPNLPYREDCWSDGETAALVGAWGSRYVELNRGNLRQKQWQEVADAVNSRRGASARRRPPRTDVQCKNRVDTLKKKYKAERARNAPSGWYFFHELDRLVGPTLSASASKRPSPSQAPQFALPFHPPALRNHQSPSPSPPPPPPMALPLPDYHRGSPLPAAALIQKAAAAAAAAVSDLEDSDDDGGINNHNSQRSPSHSVSSLSGNNKKRSRDEPGSGGDKGFKELARAIEAFAEMYERVENAKQKHELEMERQRIEFLKQLEVKRMENFIDAHVKLARAKRPKKKTTGGAADGAGAMELVATVASMPFVSTSNLL